GCACATGGCGTTGGCCAGATGCTTCGCGGCGGCGATGGACAACGCATAGGCGTGGTCGGCGTGGTCCAGCGCGACGGCCTTGTCCAGACGGTCGAGATATTCGCGCCCGTAGGCGATGTCCTGATAGTCGACGACCTTCCTCAGGCCCCTGAGCGCCATGTCGCGCACGGCCACAGGCATGACGTCGATGTGGGCGGCCAGGGCCTGCCAGCGCTGCATCAGGTTTTGCGGTCCACTGACGTTCGACCCCGGGGCGGAATCGCCAATCGTTGGCTCTGCCACCCTTGGCGCCGGCACCGTCGTACCTCGTGCGCGATCATAGGCGGCACCGAAGGCGGCAAGGCTTGCCTTGACGCCCCGGCCGCCGGCGCTGACCGCCTGCTCGTAGCTTTCGCGGGTGAATGGCAAGGCGTCGGAACCCGCCAGCGCGCCAAGCAGGCTGGCCGAGATCATCGAGCCATTGTCGGCGGCGATCTTCTCCATGTCGAAGGCAATGAAGCGCTTCGATGCGGCTTGCGCCGTCGCATGCACCTTGGACGACGAGGCCCGTCCGTCGCCCGGCTCGATCTTTTCCGACACGGCGGCGATGCGGTGCGACGAGGCGATCAGCGTGGTGCGCTCGGGCGTGACGAAGCCACGGATGATGGCGCGGCCGGCTTCCATCAACTCGGCAGCGATCAATATGTCGACGTCGCCCTGCGATGGCGACAGCGCGAACACCGGCAAGCGGCCCGTGTCTCGGGCCATCTCGACATAATAGATGGTGGCGCCGGTGCGCTGGGCGACGCCGGCTACCGAAGTCGATTGCGCGACATAGCCATTGCGCTCGGCGACGTCGGTGATCCAGTCGGCCAGCACGCCGCCGCCCTGGCCGCCGACCGCCAGCACGGCAAGCTTGATGACGCGCTCGTCGTCCTGAGCCCCGGCACGGGGGCGAAATGGGGGGACAGCGTCAAGCATTGGCGAAGGTCAGGCGCCGGCTTTCGCGGCGGCGCTGCAACAGGCTGATGGTGGCGCGGCGCGCGGATTCCAGGAAGCGGTCCCAGCCACTTGGATTGTGCACGACATCGGCGCGGTAGAAGGACGGGCACAGCACCGCCGCATCGGCGACCTCGCCGCAATTGCCGCAGCCGACGCAGCTCTGGTCGATGTGGGCCACCGGATCGTCGCGCAAGGGATCGTCGAGCGACTTCACCGACAGCGACGGGCAGCCGGACAGCCGCATGCAGGCATGGTCGCCGGTGCAGATGTCCTCGTCGACGCCGAATTTCGGTTTTACCACCCGCTCGCCGCCCTTGATCGCCTTGTCGACGAGCGG
The nucleotide sequence above comes from Mesorhizobium shangrilense. Encoded proteins:
- a CDS encoding indolepyruvate oxidoreductase subunit beta family protein, yielding MLDAVPPFRPRAGAQDDERVIKLAVLAVGGQGGGVLADWITDVAERNGYVAQSTSVAGVAQRTGATIYYVEMARDTGRLPVFALSPSQGDVDILIAAELMEAGRAIIRGFVTPERTTLIASSHRIAAVSEKIEPGDGRASSSKVHATAQAASKRFIAFDMEKIAADNGSMISASLLGALAGSDALPFTRESYEQAVSAGGRGVKASLAAFGAAYDRARGTTVPAPRVAEPTIGDSAPGSNVSGPQNLMQRWQALAAHIDVMPVAVRDMALRGLRKVVDYQDIAYGREYLDRLDKAVALDHADHAYALSIAAAKHLANAMCYDDMIRVADLKTRSTRDKRVRREVGVKDGSILQVTEYFHPRIEEFCGTLPAGLGSYIESRPKLAAFLDRRINHGRRIRTDSFAGFAALWFIGGLRRWRRGLLRHKVEVAHLERWYALALGYVGQDYALAVEILNCRRLIKGYSDTHVRAQSKFDRVLSALDLLKGRPDAADWIRRLREAALKDEKGDMLDGALKTVATLGESAAR